One region of Bradyrhizobium betae genomic DNA includes:
- a CDS encoding class I SAM-dependent methyltransferase has protein sequence MAKIMNLDGTQQLDLTRGTVEQAYDRWAPVYDLVFGGVFAKGRQAAIAATNKIGGRVLEVGVGTGISLPLYAPHVRIFGTDISEAMLDKARQRVTEGKLKNVEGLAVMDAEKLEFPDNSFDVVMAQYVVTAVPNPEVALDEFARVLRPGGELIILTRVSADAGVRRFIEQKLQPVVRPLGFRTAEFAWSRYAKWLSGAKGIELAERRLIPPLGHFSLVRFRKVDVAKAA, from the coding sequence ATGGCTAAGATCATGAACCTTGACGGCACCCAGCAGCTCGACCTCACCCGCGGCACCGTCGAGCAGGCCTATGACCGCTGGGCGCCGGTCTACGACCTGGTGTTCGGCGGCGTGTTCGCCAAGGGCCGGCAGGCGGCGATCGCGGCCACCAACAAGATCGGCGGCCGCGTGCTCGAGGTCGGCGTCGGCACCGGCATCTCGCTGCCGCTCTACGCGCCGCATGTGCGCATCTTCGGCACCGACATCTCGGAAGCGATGCTGGACAAGGCGCGCCAGCGCGTCACCGAGGGCAAGCTGAAGAACGTCGAGGGCCTCGCGGTGATGGACGCCGAGAAGCTCGAATTCCCCGACAATTCCTTCGACGTCGTGATGGCGCAATATGTCGTCACCGCCGTACCGAATCCGGAAGTCGCGCTCGACGAATTCGCCCGCGTGCTGCGCCCCGGCGGCGAGCTGATCATCCTGACCCGCGTCAGTGCCGATGCCGGCGTCCGCCGCTTCATCGAGCAGAAGCTCCAGCCGGTGGTGCGTCCGCTCGGCTTCCGCACCGCCGAGTTCGCCTGGTCGCGTTATGCCAAGTGGCTCTCCGGTGCGAAGGGCATCGAGCTCGCCGAGCGCCGCCTGATTCCGCCGCTCGGCCATTTCTCGCTGGTGCGTTTCCGCAAGGTCGACGTCGCCAAGGCCGCGTGA
- a CDS encoding aminotransferase class III-fold pyridoxal phosphate-dependent enzyme: METTLPILSFSVAAAASAAAVLPKIKARIALSRAKHRSLAGHSKMSRRVAKLLPFYEFEGDAYFACDGAPANIAAQRKDGFFRLAKLYAERYPKGRAMTKEAAEKISDLHFTETYRVPFQFSRLVREHLGTSTFMESSSGVTVTDVDGNTSYDLTGSYGVNIFGNDFYKECIEGAEKRAHALGPVLGPYHPSILENVTRLCQISGLDEVSFHMSGTEAVMQAVRLARYHTRRSHLVRFAGAYHGWWGDVQPGVGNPIPAHETYTLAEMSEKTLHVLRTRKDIACVLVNPLQGLHPNGNAPGDSSLVDSSRGGNFDRAAYTDWLKKLRDVCTERGIVLIFDEVFVGFRLAAGGAQEYFGVKADMVTYGKSLAGGLPVGVVCGKKELMRRFNDDRPADICFARGTFNSHPYVMTAMDEFLSRLASPNFRAIYDGLDASWNGRAQKLNQMMTDAGLPVRFANFSSIWTVKYNTPSRYNWMLQYYLRAEGLSLSWVGTGRLIFSLNYTDADFTEVAERFVRAAGKMKADGFWWHDGVLTNKQIKRQILKEMLAKRFGR, from the coding sequence ATGGAAACGACACTCCCGATTCTCTCATTTTCCGTGGCCGCCGCAGCGTCCGCTGCCGCCGTCCTTCCGAAGATCAAAGCGCGCATCGCACTCTCCCGCGCCAAGCACCGCTCGCTCGCCGGACACTCCAAGATGTCGCGCCGGGTGGCCAAGCTGCTCCCGTTCTACGAGTTCGAAGGCGACGCCTACTTCGCCTGCGACGGCGCGCCTGCGAACATCGCGGCGCAGCGCAAGGACGGCTTCTTCCGCCTCGCCAAGCTCTACGCCGAACGCTACCCCAAGGGTCGCGCGATGACGAAGGAAGCGGCGGAAAAGATCTCCGACCTGCACTTCACCGAGACCTACCGCGTGCCGTTCCAGTTCTCGCGTCTCGTCCGCGAGCATCTGGGCACCTCGACCTTCATGGAATCGTCCAGCGGCGTCACCGTCACGGATGTCGACGGCAACACGTCCTACGATCTCACGGGGTCCTACGGCGTCAACATCTTCGGCAATGACTTCTACAAGGAGTGCATCGAGGGCGCCGAGAAGCGGGCGCACGCGCTCGGCCCGGTGCTCGGCCCTTACCATCCCTCCATCCTCGAGAACGTGACCCGGCTCTGCCAGATCTCGGGCCTCGACGAGGTCTCGTTCCACATGTCCGGCACCGAAGCCGTGATGCAGGCCGTGCGGCTCGCGCGCTACCACACCAGGCGCTCGCATCTTGTCCGCTTTGCCGGGGCCTATCACGGCTGGTGGGGCGACGTGCAGCCCGGTGTCGGCAATCCTATCCCTGCGCACGAGACCTACACCCTCGCCGAGATGTCCGAGAAGACCCTGCATGTGCTGCGCACGCGCAAGGACATCGCCTGCGTGCTGGTCAATCCGCTGCAGGGCCTGCATCCCAACGGCAACGCCCCCGGCGATTCCTCGCTGGTCGACAGCTCCCGCGGCGGAAATTTCGATCGCGCGGCGTACACCGACTGGCTGAAGAAGTTGCGCGACGTCTGCACCGAGCGCGGCATCGTGCTGATCTTCGACGAGGTCTTCGTCGGCTTCCGTCTCGCCGCCGGTGGCGCCCAGGAATACTTTGGCGTCAAGGCCGACATGGTGACCTACGGCAAGAGCCTCGCCGGCGGCCTTCCGGTCGGCGTGGTTTGCGGCAAGAAGGAACTGATGCGCCGCTTCAATGACGACCGCCCCGCCGACATCTGCTTCGCCCGCGGCACCTTCAACTCGCATCCCTACGTCATGACGGCGATGGACGAATTCCTGAGCCGGCTCGCCAGCCCGAACTTCCGCGCCATCTATGACGGGCTGGACGCGAGCTGGAACGGCCGCGCGCAAAAGCTCAACCAGATGATGACGGACGCCGGCCTGCCGGTGCGGTTCGCGAACTTCTCGTCGATCTGGACGGTGAAATACAACACGCCGTCCCGCTACAACTGGATGCTGCAATATTACCTGCGCGCCGAGGGCCTGTCGTTGAGCTGGGTCGGCACCGGCCGGCTGATCTTCAGCCTGAACTACACCGACGCCGACTTCACCGAAGTCGCCGAGCGTTTCGTCCGCGCTGCCGGGAAGATGAAGGCCGACGGCTTCTGGTGGCACGACGGCGTGCTCACCAACAAGCAAATCAAGCGGCAGATCCTGAAAGAGATGCTCGCCAAGCGCTTCGGGCGCTGA
- the asd gene encoding archaetidylserine decarboxylase (Phosphatidylserine decarboxylase is synthesized as a single chain precursor. Generation of the pyruvoyl active site from a Ser is coupled to cleavage of a Gly-Ser bond between the larger (beta) and smaller (alpha chains). It is an integral membrane protein.) — MTVKALIASFTQQEDLNFLLTNRIPRAALTRFMGWFSKIENPLIRDGSIALWKLFSDLDLSEARKTHFKSLHDCFTRELKPGLRPFDPDPSVVASPSDGIVGAHGRIADTELFQVKGAPYSLLDLLGDSALVDQHRNGSFVTLRLTSSMYHRFHAPFDAHIERVTLIHGDVWNVNPIALKRVERLFCKNERAVIRAHLSSGEAVTLVPVAAILVASIRLHFLDMVLNAQTRGPVNFPCDVSVSKGEELGWFEHGSTIIILAPGDFSFCDGIAEGTRIRAGQALLRKD, encoded by the coding sequence ATGACAGTCAAAGCCCTCATCGCCTCTTTCACCCAGCAGGAAGACCTCAACTTCCTGTTGACCAACCGCATCCCCCGCGCCGCGCTGACCCGCTTCATGGGCTGGTTCTCGAAGATCGAGAACCCGCTCATTCGGGACGGCTCGATCGCGCTGTGGAAGCTGTTCTCCGACCTCGATCTGTCGGAGGCGCGAAAGACCCATTTCAAGAGCCTGCACGACTGCTTCACCCGGGAGCTCAAGCCGGGCCTGCGGCCCTTTGATCCGGACCCTTCCGTCGTAGCCAGCCCCTCGGACGGCATCGTCGGCGCCCATGGCCGGATCGCGGACACCGAGTTGTTCCAGGTCAAGGGAGCGCCCTATTCGCTGCTCGACCTGCTCGGCGATTCCGCGCTGGTCGACCAGCATCGCAACGGAAGCTTCGTCACGCTGCGGCTGACCTCGAGCATGTATCACCGCTTCCATGCGCCCTTTGACGCGCATATCGAGCGCGTCACGCTGATCCATGGCGACGTCTGGAACGTCAACCCGATCGCGCTGAAGCGCGTCGAGCGCCTGTTCTGCAAGAACGAGCGCGCGGTCATCCGCGCGCATCTCAGTTCGGGTGAAGCCGTGACGCTGGTACCGGTCGCCGCGATCCTGGTCGCAAGCATCCGCCTGCACTTCCTCGACATGGTGCTGAACGCGCAGACGCGGGGGCCGGTCAACTTCCCGTGCGATGTCAGCGTGAGCAAGGGCGAGGAGCTCGGCTGGTTCGAGCACGGCTCCACCATCATCATCCTTGCGCCCGGCGATTTTTCGTTCTGCGACGGCATCGCCGAAGGCACCCGCATTCGGGCGGGTCAAGCGCTGCTCCGAAAAGACTAG
- a CDS encoding NUDIX hydrolase has translation MARAPVMAAGGIVLRRGEPPLIAVVRQRKRNEWVLPKGKLDDGETPKQAAHREVLEETGHEVAIHEFLGTLVYQSGGRSKVVHFWRMEADGGPVRKLMNDIKAVDWLTLDDALARLSREYERAFLTQIGPIALAAAGLVSSSEPTPPLAADDVETLTPAEADSVDELRHGLLQKVKAWLRGEA, from the coding sequence ATGGCGCGGGCGCCGGTGATGGCGGCGGGTGGTATTGTGCTGCGGCGTGGCGAGCCGCCGCTGATCGCGGTGGTGCGCCAGCGCAAGCGCAACGAATGGGTCTTGCCCAAGGGCAAGCTCGACGACGGCGAGACGCCGAAGCAGGCCGCGCACCGCGAGGTGCTGGAAGAGACCGGCCACGAGGTCGCCATCCACGAATTCCTCGGCACGCTGGTCTACCAGTCGGGCGGGCGCTCCAAGGTCGTGCATTTCTGGCGGATGGAGGCCGATGGGGGCCCGGTCCGCAAGCTGATGAACGACATCAAGGCGGTGGACTGGCTGACGCTGGACGATGCGCTCGCGCGGCTGTCGCGCGAATACGAGCGCGCCTTCCTGACCCAGATCGGCCCGATCGCGCTTGCGGCGGCGGGGCTGGTGTCGTCGTCCGAGCCGACACCACCGCTCGCGGCCGACGACGTCGAGACCCTGACCCCGGCCGAAGCCGACTCCGTCGATGAGCTGCGGCATGGCCTGCTGCAGAAGGTGAAGGCCTGGTTGCGCGGCGAGGCGTGA